One Paenibacillus sp. FSL W8-0186 genomic window carries:
- the imm47 gene encoding Imm47 family immunity protein: MNNFTNLMNSIWYGEFSDSTSLLIKENIKSAKTEQDIIFGLIELFKLGDFTQKPLLLQLLNQTQDEAVLNLCIRVFCSVCTHEDLRDSNNFRFLEGATEDTVNTFASAAVTTLSIDVVPYLLALLEDWDEINDTSIIIRDSIDAFINFEEQLGNDASVEEIGQYYLDYSSGCDSEMYYYDQKLAFPGDLAKKLIERVMTAANSEEPLEMELVPSLLSIWSGIKVPGDYWTVINADNYSDFIIYVETLSEKNWVKGQKYFYGYQV; encoded by the coding sequence ATGAACAATTTTACAAATCTTATGAATAGCATTTGGTACGGAGAGTTTTCAGATTCTACGAGTTTACTTATTAAAGAAAACATCAAAAGTGCAAAGACGGAACAAGACATTATATTTGGACTCATAGAACTTTTTAAGTTGGGGGATTTTACACAAAAACCACTTTTATTGCAATTATTAAACCAGACTCAAGATGAGGCAGTATTAAATCTTTGTATTCGGGTATTTTGTTCAGTATGTACGCATGAAGATTTAAGAGACTCGAATAATTTTAGATTTTTAGAAGGGGCGACAGAAGATACGGTTAATACTTTTGCTTCAGCAGCAGTTACGACCTTATCTATAGATGTAGTACCCTATCTACTAGCCTTACTTGAAGATTGGGATGAAATTAATGATACTTCGATCATCATAAGGGATTCTATTGATGCATTTATTAACTTTGAAGAACAGTTAGGCAATGATGCAAGTGTGGAAGAGATTGGTCAATATTATTTGGATTACAGTAGTGGATGTGATTCAGAAATGTATTATTATGATCAGAAATTGGCTTTTCCCGGCGATCTAGCAAAAAAATTAATAGAAAGAGTTATGACTGCCGCTAACTCAGAAGAACCTTTAGAAATGGAATTAGTTCCGTCTTTATTGTCCATTTGGTCTGGAATAAAAGTTCCTGGCGATTATTGGACGGTAATAAACGCAGATAACTACAGCGATTTCATTATCTATGTCGAGACGCTATCAGAGAAAAACTGGGTAAAAGGACAAAAGTATTTTTACGGATATCAAGTTTAA
- a CDS encoding ABC transporter ATP-binding protein yields MVPVIQLKDVDLAYVTDHAATLALQDMNLSVEDGELVSLVGPSGCGKTTLLSLMAGLISTSRGLVLLHGKPVTGPTPEVGYMLQQDYLFPWRSIVDNVLLGLELTNRLTKQSAELAEELLEGMGLSGTAQLYPHQLSGGMRQRVALARTLATNPDLLLLDEPFSALDYQTKLQLEDLVVDTLKQRRKTGILVTHDLSEAIAVSDRVIVLGSKPGRIRSVFEVPKNIREALPFYAREEPGFNALFHEIWGELEASERRE; encoded by the coding sequence ATGGTGCCTGTCATTCAACTGAAGGATGTTGATCTTGCCTACGTAACGGATCATGCAGCGACGCTGGCACTCCAGGATATGAATCTGTCCGTGGAGGACGGGGAATTGGTCAGCTTGGTCGGTCCGAGCGGCTGTGGCAAGACGACGCTGCTGTCCCTTATGGCCGGGCTGATCTCCACCTCCAGAGGGCTGGTGCTGCTCCATGGCAAGCCTGTAACCGGGCCTACGCCCGAGGTAGGCTATATGCTGCAGCAGGATTATCTGTTTCCGTGGCGGAGTATTGTCGATAATGTTCTGCTCGGTCTTGAATTAACGAATCGCCTCACCAAGCAAAGCGCGGAACTGGCCGAGGAGCTGCTGGAGGGGATGGGACTGTCCGGGACAGCCCAGCTCTATCCGCATCAGTTGTCCGGGGGAATGAGGCAGCGGGTGGCGCTGGCCAGAACACTGGCGACGAACCCGGACTTACTGCTGCTGGATGAACCCTTTTCCGCGCTCGATTACCAGACGAAGCTTCAGCTGGAGGATCTCGTAGTCGATACGCTCAAGCAGCGAAGAAAAACCGGCATCCTCGTAACGCATGATTTATCCGAAGCGATTGCAGTGAGCGACCGGGTCATTGTGCTGGGCTCCAAGCCGGGCAGAATTCGCAGCGTGTTTGAAGTGCCGAAGAATATACGCGAGGCACTGCCGTTTTATGCGCGTGAGGAGCCGGGATTCAATGCACTGTTCCATGAAATTTGGGGAGAACTTGAAGCGTCCGAAAGAAGGGAGTGA
- a CDS encoding DUF2871 domain-containing protein: MKKLYYTSFFYAILGLLAGVAYREITKHSDFTGQTVLVALHTHILVLGFLFFTVALILAKLFQVHEAKSFGAWYIVYNLGLIISIAAMAVRGMLQINGTDISFLPHIAGLGHTILAAGIIWLLLLLRKRIQ, encoded by the coding sequence ATGAAAAAATTGTATTATACGTCCTTCTTCTACGCCATTCTCGGCCTGCTTGCCGGCGTAGCCTATCGCGAAATCACCAAGCATAGCGACTTCACCGGGCAGACCGTTCTCGTGGCCCTTCATACGCATATTTTGGTGCTGGGCTTCCTCTTCTTCACCGTCGCCCTGATCCTGGCCAAGCTGTTCCAGGTGCATGAAGCAAAATCATTCGGAGCCTGGTATATCGTGTACAACCTCGGGCTTATTATTTCCATCGCCGCCATGGCAGTTCGCGGCATGCTGCAAATCAACGGCACCGACATCAGCTTCCTGCCGCACATCGCCGGACTCGGCCACACGATTCTGGCCGCAGGCATCATCTGGCTGCTGCTCCTGTTGCGGAAGAGAATTCAATAG
- a CDS encoding ABC transporter permease codes for MKQGVFAVQASILLLCILLWEIAGQLKWIDVLIFSYPSKVGQQIVKDIVSGELWPHLAMTVSETVVGFLLGTLIGTLLAVVIWWSPFLSKVLDPYMVVFNSMPKVALGPIFIVLFGAGFTAIVVTTLSITVIVTTLVVYTSFNEVDANYTKVIRTFGGSRQDVFRKAILPASFPTIVSTLKVNVGMAWVGVIVGEFLVAKIGLGYLIVYGFQVFNFTLVLSSLVIIALVATAMYQFVVYIERKLVRER; via the coding sequence ATGAAACAGGGCGTATTTGCTGTTCAGGCCAGCATATTGCTGCTGTGCATACTCCTCTGGGAAATAGCCGGGCAGCTGAAGTGGATCGATGTGCTGATTTTCAGTTATCCCTCCAAGGTAGGGCAGCAAATTGTGAAAGACATCGTCAGCGGGGAGCTCTGGCCGCATCTTGCGATGACAGTATCCGAGACCGTGGTCGGCTTCCTGCTAGGCACGCTGATCGGGACGCTGCTTGCCGTCGTCATCTGGTGGTCACCGTTTCTGTCCAAAGTGCTTGATCCCTATATGGTCGTCTTCAACAGTATGCCGAAGGTCGCCTTAGGCCCGATATTCATCGTGCTGTTCGGTGCCGGATTTACCGCGATCGTCGTCACGACCTTGTCCATAACGGTCATTGTTACTACGCTTGTCGTATACACGAGCTTCAATGAAGTTGATGCCAACTACACGAAAGTAATCCGCACCTTCGGCGGCAGCCGCCAGGACGTGTTCCGCAAGGCGATATTGCCCGCCTCGTTTCCGACCATTGTCTCCACGCTCAAAGTGAACGTCGGCATGGCCTGGGTAGGCGTGATCGTCGGCGAGTTTCTGGTCGCCAAAATAGGCCTGGGCTATTTGATCGTCTACGGCTTTCAAGTATTCAATTTCACGCTGGTACTGTCCAGCCTCGTTATTATTGCGCTCGTAGCTACCGCCATGTACCAGTTTGTCGTCTATATCGAGCGCAAGCTCGTGCGCGAGC
- a CDS encoding T6SS immunity protein Tdi1 domain-containing protein, with protein MSKIMDDFIVEEIAPLSVIEKYKNDIPTKVVEIWEGHGFGSINNGYLRVVNPDYFQEIIKDTYNRHELATPLFTTAMGDILVWEDDYLLSLNYRKHDVNVVAKNFKFFFTDIFDAYYLENALDWSPYPDAIKKYEIPAFDECFGYVPLLALGGAEKVENLKRVKFKEHIYMITELMGKIK; from the coding sequence ATGTCAAAAATTATGGATGATTTTATTGTTGAAGAAATTGCCCCCCTAAGCGTTATTGAAAAATACAAGAATGATATACCCACGAAGGTAGTTGAAATATGGGAAGGTCACGGATTTGGTAGTATTAATAATGGATATCTCAGGGTTGTGAATCCGGACTATTTTCAAGAAATAATAAAAGATACATATAATAGGCATGAATTGGCTACTCCATTATTCACTACAGCTATGGGTGATATTTTGGTTTGGGAAGATGATTATTTATTGTCGCTTAATTATCGGAAACATGATGTAAACGTAGTTGCAAAGAATTTCAAGTTCTTTTTTACCGATATATTTGATGCTTATTACTTGGAAAATGCACTTGATTGGTCTCCTTATCCAGATGCGATAAAAAAATATGAAATACCTGCTTTTGACGAATGTTTTGGTTATGTTCCTCTTCTTGCGTTAGGAGGAGCAGAGAAAGTTGAAAATTTAAAGAGAGTGAAATTCAAGGAGCACATCTATATGATAACTGAACTCATGGGTAAAATTAAATGA
- a CDS encoding iron-sulfur cluster biosynthesis family protein translates to MKLTLDFAADRIIHELLGERPGHLRLVYDMEGCGCGMSGIPGLELVSEPGPQDIKVECDSYPIWINRQQAIFFEEKLFLQGDQSSRTFRLEGVSQLYKANMRLADRREEANQN, encoded by the coding sequence ATGAAATTGACTCTGGATTTCGCAGCTGACCGCATCATTCACGAGTTGCTAGGCGAACGGCCAGGCCATTTGCGCCTCGTTTATGACATGGAGGGCTGCGGATGCGGAATGAGCGGCATCCCGGGACTGGAGCTCGTCAGCGAGCCGGGTCCGCAAGATATCAAAGTGGAATGCGATTCGTATCCCATTTGGATAAACCGTCAGCAAGCCATTTTTTTTGAGGAAAAATTGTTCCTTCAGGGAGATCAGTCCAGCAGAACCTTCCGTTTAGAAGGCGTCTCCCAGCTGTACAAAGCGAATATGCGTCTTGCCGATCGTCGTGAGGAAGCAAATCAGAATTAG
- a CDS encoding DUF6809 family protein — MDSIIEKIYNGSLQPDAYINPQDPEYRKLTKQTSDLMEECQKRFSENDFRFIEGIIDLYGKTYSMHSTASFVHGFKIGAMMMIEVLDEKG; from the coding sequence ATGGATAGCATTATAGAAAAAATCTATAATGGATCGCTGCAGCCAGACGCGTACATAAATCCACAAGATCCCGAATACCGCAAGCTTACGAAGCAAACCTCTGATCTCATGGAGGAATGTCAGAAGAGATTCTCCGAAAATGACTTTAGATTCATTGAAGGCATCATCGATTTATATGGGAAGACTTACTCTATGCATTCCACAGCGTCATTTGTCCATGGCTTTAAAATCGGCGCAATGATGATGATCGAAGTATTGGATGAAAAGGGCTAA
- a CDS encoding carbonic anhydrase, with protein sequence MSQIETIMEHNKKFVQDKEYEAYITDKFPDKKIAIVTCMDTRLVELLPKAMNLRNGDAKIIKNAGAVISQPFGSVMRSLLVAIYELQAEEVFIVGHTGCGMASLNSEHMIGEIKQRGISDDVLNTLENSGIKLRKWLRGFSNEKEGVTHTVEIVKKHPLLPPNIPVHGLLIDSTTGELEIVVNGSEENSHS encoded by the coding sequence ATGAGTCAAATTGAAACAATCATGGAGCATAACAAGAAATTCGTCCAGGACAAGGAATACGAAGCGTACATCACGGACAAGTTCCCGGACAAGAAAATCGCCATCGTCACCTGCATGGATACACGGCTAGTCGAGCTGCTGCCTAAAGCCATGAACCTGCGGAACGGCGACGCGAAAATCATCAAAAATGCCGGCGCTGTCATTTCCCAGCCTTTCGGATCCGTTATGCGGAGTCTGCTGGTCGCCATTTATGAGCTTCAAGCGGAGGAAGTATTCATCGTCGGTCACACCGGCTGCGGTATGGCTTCATTGAACTCGGAGCATATGATCGGCGAAATCAAGCAACGCGGAATTTCCGACGACGTGCTGAACACCCTGGAGAACTCCGGAATTAAGCTGAGAAAATGGCTGCGCGGCTTCAGCAACGAAAAAGAAGGCGTCACCCATACCGTCGAAATCGTGAAAAAACACCCGCTGCTGCCGCCAAACATCCCGGTTCACGGCCTGCTGATCGATTCCACGACCGGTGAGCTGGAGATCGTGGTTAACGGAAGTGAAGAAAACAGCCATTCATAA
- a CDS encoding ABC transporter substrate-binding protein yields the protein MRYAAGWIAPLFIFLALLGGCGGDGQTHKVRIGEVTRSVFYAPQYVALEKGFFKEEGLNVELQTTAGGDKTMTALLSGAIDVALVGAETSIYVYQQGAEDPVINFAQLTQTDGTFLVSREPMDDFDWSQLQGAVFLGQRKGGMPQMAGEFTLRKHGIDPQSDLELIQNVDFANIAAAYASGTGQFVQLFEPQASIFEREGKGHVIVSFGTESGRLPYTVFMTKQSYMKKNDEIVQKFTNAVHQAQKWVQEHTPAETAKVISPYFKDTDLDILESAVKRYLEQGSYAESPAIAEEAWNNLLDVMEGAGELKERVSVAELADNKYAEAAVQASPSP from the coding sequence ATGCGTTATGCCGCAGGCTGGATTGCACCGCTATTCATCTTCCTTGCGCTGCTTGGCGGCTGCGGAGGGGACGGACAGACGCATAAAGTAAGGATCGGAGAAGTGACGCGCTCTGTATTTTATGCGCCGCAGTATGTCGCTTTGGAGAAAGGTTTTTTCAAAGAGGAAGGATTGAATGTGGAGCTGCAGACGACAGCCGGGGGCGATAAGACGATGACGGCTCTATTGTCTGGTGCGATTGATGTGGCGCTGGTCGGAGCCGAAACCTCGATATATGTCTATCAGCAGGGAGCGGAAGATCCGGTGATCAACTTCGCGCAGCTGACGCAGACAGATGGCACTTTTCTAGTATCCAGGGAGCCGATGGATGATTTTGACTGGTCACAGCTCCAGGGGGCGGTATTTCTTGGGCAGCGCAAGGGCGGAATGCCGCAGATGGCTGGAGAATTCACGCTGCGCAAGCATGGCATTGATCCTCAAAGTGATTTGGAACTGATCCAGAACGTCGATTTCGCCAATATCGCTGCCGCCTACGCCTCTGGAACAGGGCAGTTTGTCCAGCTCTTCGAGCCGCAGGCCTCGATTTTCGAGCGGGAGGGCAAGGGCCATGTCATCGTATCCTTTGGTACGGAGAGCGGGCGGCTGCCTTATACCGTATTCATGACAAAGCAGAGCTACATGAAGAAAAATGACGAGATCGTCCAGAAGTTCACGAACGCGGTCCATCAGGCGCAAAAATGGGTGCAGGAGCATACGCCAGCGGAAACGGCCAAAGTGATATCGCCTTATTTCAAAGATACCGATCTGGATATTCTCGAGAGCGCTGTAAAGCGTTATCTGGAGCAGGGCTCCTATGCGGAATCGCCGGCCATCGCCGAGGAGGCATGGAATAATCTGCTGGACGTCATGGAAGGGGCGGGAGAATTAAAGGAACGGGTATCCGTGGCTGAACTGGCGGACAACAAATATGCCGAAGCTGCTGTTCAGGCATCCCCATCGCCATGA
- a CDS encoding carboxypeptidase M32: MNQTTASTWEQFQGLLHKIKSYHEAVALMHWDLRTGAPKKGAQGRSEAIGVLMTEAFKLQTSEEMGKMLAELNSPAVYSELDEIKQRIITVTQEEYDRSVKIPPHKYQEYTELTALAETLWEDFKENGDYAGFEPYLGQIVEKTSEFIDYWGPKATRYDTLLHLYEPDLTVEKLDQVFGQLRDRLVPLVEAINGASSQPQAPFMNQLFDKAQQEKFGMFMLEQIGYDFEAGRVDESVHPFEITLNQGDVRITTSYMQDDVTFALFSSLHEGGHALYEQNVDSGLAGTPLGEGASMGIHESQSRLWENFIGRSREFWTRYYGDLQQHFPEQLKDVTVDEFYKAINRVENSLIRIQADELTYNLHIIIRYEIEKQLFNEGLSVNDLPKVWNEKYQAYLGLTPPNDSLGVLQDVHWSGGSFGYFPSYALGNMYAAQIVHTMRKQLPNFDELIAEGNFAPIKEWLTEQIYKYGKSQKPAEIIKRVTGEDLNPDYLAEYLEQKYKAIYGLQ, encoded by the coding sequence ATGAATCAGACAACCGCTTCAACATGGGAACAATTTCAAGGACTACTACACAAAATCAAAAGCTATCATGAAGCTGTAGCGCTGATGCATTGGGATCTTCGCACCGGCGCGCCGAAGAAGGGGGCACAGGGCCGTTCCGAAGCGATCGGCGTGCTGATGACGGAAGCATTCAAGCTTCAGACATCGGAGGAAATGGGAAAAATGCTCGCAGAATTGAATTCCCCGGCCGTATATAGCGAGCTTGACGAAATAAAACAGCGGATCATTACGGTCACCCAAGAGGAATACGACCGCAGCGTGAAGATTCCGCCTCATAAATATCAAGAATATACCGAGCTCACCGCTCTAGCGGAGACGCTATGGGAGGATTTCAAGGAAAACGGCGATTACGCCGGGTTCGAGCCTTATTTGGGGCAGATCGTAGAAAAGACGAGTGAATTTATCGATTATTGGGGGCCGAAGGCGACGCGTTATGATACGCTGCTCCATCTGTATGAACCGGATTTGACGGTAGAGAAGCTGGATCAAGTGTTCGGCCAGTTAAGGGATCGTCTTGTACCATTGGTGGAAGCGATCAACGGGGCATCCAGCCAGCCGCAGGCTCCTTTTATGAATCAATTGTTCGATAAGGCGCAGCAGGAGAAATTTGGCATGTTCATGCTGGAGCAAATTGGTTATGATTTCGAAGCCGGCCGCGTGGACGAGAGCGTGCATCCTTTTGAGATTACTTTAAATCAGGGAGACGTTCGGATTACGACAAGCTATATGCAGGATGACGTGACCTTTGCCTTGTTCAGCTCCCTGCATGAGGGCGGGCATGCTCTGTACGAGCAGAATGTGGATTCTGGCCTTGCGGGAACCCCGCTTGGGGAAGGGGCGTCCATGGGAATCCATGAATCCCAGTCCCGGCTGTGGGAGAACTTCATCGGCCGGAGCCGGGAGTTCTGGACACGATACTACGGCGATCTGCAGCAGCATTTTCCAGAGCAGCTAAAGGACGTTACAGTAGATGAATTTTACAAGGCGATTAACCGGGTCGAGAACTCGTTAATCCGCATCCAGGCGGATGAGTTGACCTACAACCTCCATATCATTATCCGTTATGAAATCGAGAAGCAGCTGTTCAATGAAGGCTTGTCGGTCAATGATCTGCCGAAGGTGTGGAACGAGAAGTACCAGGCTTATCTTGGGCTTACGCCGCCGAATGACAGCCTTGGCGTACTGCAGGATGTACATTGGTCCGGCGGCAGCTTCGGTTATTTCCCATCCTATGCGCTGGGCAACATGTATGCGGCGCAAATCGTGCATACGATGCGCAAACAGCTGCCGAACTTTGACGAGCTGATCGCCGAAGGGAACTTCGCCCCGATTAAGGAGTGGCTGACCGAGCAAATCTATAAATATGGAAAAAGCCAAAAACCGGCGGAAATCATCAAACGGGTCACCGGCGAGGATTTGAATCCGGATTATTTGGCCGAATATTTGGAGCAGAAGTACAAAGCGATCTACGGGCTGCAATGA
- a CDS encoding pentapeptide repeat-containing protein has product MEEHSNEIDKIMGLINQARIDEEILDYIEMGGLDLSFTDLSSLKADRIMAHKTNFRAATMLNVSFRDCEFDKANLESCNLEEADIADCVFSEANLRKAQMKHAEIRISTCIETCFDEAEFSYGNLSGTTLIEATFRNANLTGISAVEAFFDKAIFNGANLLDGDFSGSDFIDADLSDVQAMKANFTDANLSGANLTNGNFHDADFTNADLNGVIWKGANIEGAKFDNGFREIILKQI; this is encoded by the coding sequence ATGGAGGAGCATTCGAATGAAATAGATAAAATAATGGGACTCATTAATCAAGCTAGAATAGATGAGGAAATATTAGATTATATAGAAATGGGCGGTCTTGATCTCTCATTTACAGACTTATCCAGTCTTAAAGCGGATCGCATCATGGCTCATAAAACAAATTTTAGAGCAGCAACCATGTTAAATGTTTCATTTCGCGATTGTGAATTTGATAAGGCCAATCTTGAAAGCTGTAATTTGGAAGAAGCGGATATAGCGGACTGTGTCTTCAGTGAGGCGAATCTTCGTAAAGCACAGATGAAACATGCAGAAATCCGGATTAGTACCTGTATAGAAACTTGCTTTGATGAGGCCGAATTTTCTTATGGTAATTTATCAGGAACGACTCTTATTGAGGCTACATTCAGGAATGCGAATCTAACAGGTATAAGTGCAGTAGAAGCGTTCTTTGATAAAGCTATCTTTAATGGTGCAAATCTCTTAGATGGAGACTTTTCGGGATCTGACTTTATTGACGCTGATTTATCTGATGTTCAAGCTATGAAAGCGAATTTTACTGATGCAAACTTGTCAGGTGCAAATTTAACTAATGGTAATTTTCACGATGCTGACTTCACTAATGCAGACCTGAATGGTGTTATTTGGAAGGGCGCTAACATAGAAGGAGCCAAATTTGATAATGGTTTTAGGGAAATCATTTTAAAACAAATATGA